From the Methanobacterium sp. BAmetb5 genome, the window TTTAGCATACCTGGTTGCCTCCATCCTATTCATCCCCAAGCTGATTCACCGCCGGGATGATCTTCTCCATATGGTGGCATTACCCTTTGATCCCGGAACATCCCTGGAAAAAACTCTATCTATGCGTCAAGCTTTGTCCGGTATTCTTCTTTCCCCCCGAGACTATGAGCTTTTCAGAATAGGAACATATCTTAATGGATTCCGGGGTTATGCGGAGTTAGTTTCATCCCGTTTGTCTGGAAAACTTGGTGAAATTTTCCATATCTTCCTGGAAACTGCCAATACCAGTAGTAAGAAGGTTGCCCTCAACATCACCACCCAACAGAAGGGGATAGATTTATCCCCACTTGACCAGACAATGGTGGAGTTACAAGAAACAGGTACCCTGGAAGAGGGGAGCAGAGATGTGGTTTTGGATGTAGCTAGAAGTATGAAGAGTCTGCTCACACGGGTCAACGAATTGTTAGCGGAAGAAGAAACATCTTCCCCCAAAAAGTCCATAAGATCACCCCGGAGATCTCTGCAGGAAGTTTTGAAAGCCAATTTCAATCTTAACAATATGTACATACGCCATGCTCTTCGTTTTACCCTGGCCATGACCCTGGGACTCGTGGTAGTATATTTGACCCACGAACGCAGCGCTATATGGATAACCATGGGAATTTTAATAATCATGAAACCCGATGTGACCAGTACGGTGAACAACATGATTTCCCGGGTTTCATTCAACTTTATAGCAATAATTCTGGCAATTATTTTGGGATTCATTTTTCCCCACCAGATACTGGTGTGGATAGCATTTATAATGCTCTTCTTCTTCCGGGCCTTCTATCCCAATTATATGAGTCTGTCTATAATGGCTATGACCCTTTTTGTAGTCTTGCTCTGGCCCACGGGGACTGTGTTTGGAAATGCAGTGGCCAGACTAATTGACATATCCATAGGTGCTGTTCTAGCACTGGTCTGCGCATATCTTATCTTCCCCAGTAGAATGGCCATAAACCTACCCGAGCAGATTGCCCGGACCATTCGTAGCAACCGGGAATACCTGGAAACAGTTATCCCCAGTGAAGGGATGGTTTACCAGCATGAAAAGGCAGTTCAACTGTTCAGGAAGTACATGTTAGAGGAAAAGAACCTCGAATCAGCCATTAAAAAGGTTAATGATACTTTTAATGATGTGGAGGATGATGTTTCATTCTATAAGGATCTGGAGGCAGTTAATAAAAAATTAACCGCTGATATATCTGCTCTGGCAACTTTAATGGAATCCAGTGAATCATTACCTGATCTGTCCACTTTTAAAGAACAGTTGCTGGATGTTCTCTCCCACATGGCCTTATCCGTGGATAAAAATGTTGTACTGCCTCCTATGAAAATCAGGACATCTTACTCTAAAGGAGAAGGGTTAACACCAGACCTGGAGATGTATCTGGATTGGATCACCAGTGATGTGGAATTAATTCAGGAAGAAGTAGAACTGGGCCACCGCACTGGAATTTGGAAAAGGTACCGTGACTTGAGTTAATCTTTGAGGGGTTATAAATGAGGTTGAAAGTTCACCTCACAAGGTGGACCTACTTAAACCCAACCGGACCTTAACGGATCAATTTATAATCGAAAAAAATATTTGTGGGTAATTATAAGTTGAAATCATGAATAGTAAGCTGAGATATAGACTGGAACTGGTCCTGGAAATAATTCTCATGGTCTTCATATTCCTGGATAGTTTCCTTCTTTTTATCAGCGTTTTCCTACCCCTGAGACCAGATACCTATTCTAATATCGCTTATTTGGATTTATTAACCTGTGCACTGCTTATATTTGGATACTGGGTCCAGCACCGGAGAACCGGACCCCAGGAAAGTTATTTGAAGAAAAACTGGAATGGTATCCTGGCAGTTATACCCTTCTATTTCCTCGGCCTGATTCTTCTGGGGATTGATGAAGCTTCCCTCATACTGAAAATTCTGGCACTGATTAAAGTGGTAACCCTGTTAATGGCCGCTCGCCAGGTTGGTAAAGCAGTAGACCGGTTTGTTACCAAAAGTAGATTAGTATACGGGTTTGCCTTCTTTGTGGTGGTGCTGGTGTTCTGTTCAGTGATGTTCTTCTTAATTGAACACGGAGTTAACCCCGAAGTTACCACCTTTGAGGATTCGGTATGGTACGTGGTGCAAACCATCACC encodes:
- a CDS encoding FUSC family protein, whose protein sequence is MEKKGFLGRLKILSKPGGSPLWKQAAKSIVLMVLAALLAQYLGFDKGVSAVMFITLVATIIIDLPLPLNKIVPLALVGFIMTLLAFVSSSLALSSLPIFLFFTVIWAFFSLSLYIFGETAGTMGFMIFTCYFISVLLVNTTASPLEWGLYIILAYLVASILFIPKLIHRRDDLLHMVALPFDPGTSLEKTLSMRQALSGILLSPRDYELFRIGTYLNGFRGYAELVSSRLSGKLGEIFHIFLETANTSSKKVALNITTQQKGIDLSPLDQTMVELQETGTLEEGSRDVVLDVARSMKSLLTRVNELLAEEETSSPKKSIRSPRRSLQEVLKANFNLNNMYIRHALRFTLAMTLGLVVVYLTHERSAIWITMGILIIMKPDVTSTVNNMISRVSFNFIAIILAIILGFIFPHQILVWIAFIMLFFFRAFYPNYMSLSIMAMTLFVVLLWPTGTVFGNAVARLIDISIGAVLALVCAYLIFPSRMAINLPEQIARTIRSNREYLETVIPSEGMVYQHEKAVQLFRKYMLEEKNLESAIKKVNDTFNDVEDDVSFYKDLEAVNKKLTADISALATLMESSESLPDLSTFKEQLLDVLSHMALSVDKNVVLPPMKIRTSYSKGEGLTPDLEMYLDWITSDVELIQEEVELGHRTGIWKRYRDLS
- a CDS encoding potassium channel family protein, with amino-acid sequence MNSKLRYRLELVLEIILMVFIFLDSFLLFISVFLPLRPDTYSNIAYLDLLTCALLIFGYWVQHRRTGPQESYLKKNWNGILAVIPFYFLGLILLGIDEASLILKILALIKVVTLLMAARQVGKAVDRFVTKSRLVYGFAFFVVVLVFCSVMFFLIEHGVNPEVTTFEDSVWYVVQTITTVGYGDVVPITSWGRVVGIIAMVSAIGISSLLTAATTSSLMDKLREDREKIVQKSVEYVAKIDDTVNDLESQMAKEEDVKGIKTEINEIKSEITEIKNMLREIKE